The nucleotide sequence TCCATGATTTTAAATTTACTGACGAATAATATGAAATGAGCCAAACAATGTTTAATACCAACATACAAACACAAACACTTCTTGTTGAAGGAAAATATTTCTCTAAGGACCTGTTGCCCGAGGGATCCACTCCTATTATGGAGGACTTAAGAGATTTTCTTACGGAATGGTATAATGAGGATGAATTTTATACCGTTTATACGTCTGGATCTACGGGTAATCCTAAGGCTCTGAAAGTTAAAAAGGAACAAATGATGCAGAGTGCTTGTTTAACCTGTTCATTTTTTAAGCTCATGCCAGAAGATAAAGTGTTGCTTTGTATGCCTTTAACTTATATTGCAGGTAAGATGATGTTGGTGAGAGCATTGGTTGGAAAACTTAATTTGTATGTTGTACAACCCTCCGGGCATCCCTTGGCCGATACATCTGTCGTTTTTCGTTTTGCTCCAATGATTCCTTTACAGGTGTTTAATTCACTGCAGATTCCGGAAGAACGTTCCCGTTTGGAACGAATTGAAATACTTCTTCTTGGAGGTGGTTTAATTGATCCATTTTTGGAAAAAGAGTTGCGTTTATTCCCGAATGCTGTATACATTTCGTACGGCATGACTGAGACGCTTTCTCATATTGCTCTTCGACGGATTAACGGATCTGAATCCAGTAGGTACTACACTCCTTTGTCTTCAGTTTCGCTTTCTCTCTCTTCAGATGATACTTTAATTATAGATGCTCCCCTTGTTTGTGGTAATAAGTTGTATACGAACGATCGGGCGATTATCCACTCTGATGGTCATTTGGAAATACTGGGAAGAATTGACAATGTGGTAAACAGTGGAGGTATTAAGATACAAATCGAACAAGTGGAAGAAACGCTGCAATCGTTACTATTCTCTCCTTTTGCCATCACATCTGTGCCCCATCCGAAGTTTGGAGAAGCTCTTATTTTGCTGATTAAAGGAACGATATGTTTGAAAAAGCTTCAACTTGGAATGAAGTCTTTATTGCCAAGCTATCAGATTCCGAAACAGGTAATTGAGGTTGATGATATACCTCTTACTACTAGCGGAAAGATTAACCGGCCTGCTGTTAGGCAGTTGGCTATGAAATTAATAGACTATTCTATCTTAACATGAATAACATATGAAGTATTCTTGCATTATTCTTGCATCGTTTCTCTCTATGTCCGTTTGTTACGGACAAGATTGGCTTGTCCAGAAAGACATAGCCGGGAAACAAAAAACGTATGCATCCCATGATTGCGTTACGCTTTTAGACAGTACAAATGTTACTGTGCAAACAACAGGTTCAGGATCTTTTTCCATCTGTAAAGCCGTTAAAATTCAAACACCTGCAGGGGCTTTGAAAAACCGAGTAATTATTTTTGATTATGATCCGCTAACTGCATTTGCATCATTCAGACATGCAACGGTTTACAGGGCCAATGGAGATATTATTAATCTTGATGTAACGCAGGCAAAAGATTATGCTGCTCCTGCGCGTGCAATATACTGGGGAGCGCGCCAGATAATGCTGGAAGTTGGTAGGCTTTATCCAGGTGATATTGTAGACTACGAAATAGATAAAAAAGGGTTTACCTATGCACTTTTAAGTGCGCCTAACGATGATGAAGAGCGTTTTATTCCTCCTATGCGCGGTCAGTTTTATGATATTGTTCCTTTTTGGAACACCGATCCAACGGTTAGAAAAGTGTATAGCGTGTCTTTGCCTGCAGAAAAAGAGATGCAGTACGAATTTTATCAAGGAGAATGTTCAAGTTCTGTAAGGTTAGACGGCGATAGGAAAGTTTATACATTCGCAAAGAATAACATTATGCCATTTCCTAAGGAACCAAACATGGTAGATTTATTTGATGTTGCCCCCAAACTAATGATGTCTTCTACCCCTAAATGGCAGGATAAATCTCTATGGTTTAACAAAACAAACGAAGATTACAAAAGCTTTGCTTCTCTTCCTGAAGCCCAAAAAAAAGTAAACGAAATTATCAAGGGGAAAAAAACTGAGATGGATAAAATTGCGGCCCTTACCCATTGGGTGGCCGACAATATTAGATATTCAGGGATTTCCATGGGTAAAGGTGAAGGTTTTACTCTGCATAATACGAAAATGAATTACACGGACCGATGCGGGGTGTGTAAGGATATAGCAGGAACATTAATTTCATTCCTTCGTATGGCTGGATTCGAAGCATATCCGGCGATGACAATGGCTGGTAGTCGGGTGGAAAGTATTCCAGCAGATCATTTTAATCATTGCGTGGCAGTTGTCAAGCTATCCAATGGAACTTATATGCCTCTCGATCCTACCTGGGTTCCTTTTGTACGTGAACTTTGGAGTAGTGCCGAACAACAACAGAATTATTTGCCGGGAATACCCGAGGGTTCCGATTTATTAGTAACGCCTGTTTCTGCTCCCGAAAATCATTATTTTAAAATTAAGGCTAAATCAACTTTGGATACAAAAGGAACACTTAAAGGAAGCTTTACAGTAACTGCCGAAGGACAAAGCGATGCCTCTGTTCGTCGTATTTTTACCCGTGGATTCCAATCTGGTTGGGAAAACGCCCTTGAAAGTGAATTATTAAATGTATCTCCTACGGCCAGATTACTTAAAGTTGATTACGGCAAAAATCCAAGAGATTATCAAGCTGGTCCGATAAAGATTACCTTTACATATGAGATTCCGGGATACGCGTTACTAGGCGATAATGTAATGGTATTAAAACCTATAACAATGAATAACCTTTACAACAGTGTACGAACTTATTTACGTATCAACACGGATATGGAAGAAAGGAATTATGCTTATAAAGATGCCTGCTCCCGTTTGGTTGAACTGGAAGAAGAGATCATTATCCCCAAAGGTTGGAATCTGAATGCTGTTAAAAGTTTTAAATCTACAAGAAATAGTCCAGCTGCCGATTTTAAGGGAGATTTTAATACAAATGGAAACAAGATCTCAATCATTCAGAAACTTGCATTAAAGAAACGTGTTTATGAAGCATCTGATTGGTTTGAATTTCGTGCTGCGATTAACGAACATAAATCTTATGGAGAACCGTTAATCATAAAAAAGTTATAACCTTAATATTAAACTTATAATGCATACAATAAATAAAAGCATTTTGCTTTGCTGGTTATTCCTTCTGGCGATAACCGCTGTAGCTAATACACCTTCGGAAGCCGATTTTAACAAACTGACGAAAACGTTTATTCTGAATCCGGATGGTAGTCAGGAGTTTCGTTGCAGTAAAGAACTTACACTGCATAGTCATCCTGCGATGAACAGCACATACGGTGAAACATTCATCGTTTATAATCCTGAATTTCAAAAATTAGTGATTCATTCGTCTTATACCCGAATGGTTGACGGAACAATAGTTAAGACTCCGGAAAACGCATTTAATGAAGTTCTTCCCCGTTTTGCTGCCGGAGCCCCGGCTTATAATAAACTGAAAGAGATGGTTGTAACGCATACAGGCCTCGAACTTGGGGCGACTATCTATTTGGATTACTCTGTTATATCTAAGTCTGGCTTTTATAAAAAACTTGATATAGACGAAACTTTACAGGAAAGTTCGCCAGTAAAAGAGTATTCTGTTACAATCTCGGTACCCGAGCAAACAGCAATGTCCTATTCTCTTACCGGTGCTTCTGGTATAAAGGTAGTAAAAAATGAACGGAAAGAATCTGGTCAAAAATTAGTGAGCTGGACTTTAAAACAGGTGCCTGCCTCTTTTCATGAGCCGTATATGCCGGAAAACGATCCGACTGTTCCACTCTTATCAGCTTCAACATATTTTTCACGCAAAGACGCTTTATCTTCACTAAATGAGGAAATTACAAAAATACGCTCTCTGGAAACTGAAACCTATTCAACTTATATCACGGATAGCCTTAATGATAATACTCAAAAAATCAGCGTAATTCTGAATCATGTGCTTTCTGGAATTACTTATACCCCTGTTCCTCTGGAAGTAACAGGATATACTGTTCGGGAAGCCGATGAAGTTTTACGTTCAGCATACGGAACAATGGCAGAAAAGGCTAATTTACTCGTAACCATGCTTCGTGCTATTAATGTTCCGGCTGAAATCGTAGCAGTTTATCCTGGAACGCTTGAACCATCTGTTTGCGGACTCAGTGCGATTAAAGAGTTGCTAGTGAAAACAACCCTAAACGGCACTAACTGTTATCTGTCTGTTATTGGCAATTTAGCCTCCCTTCTGCCTTTCAGAGGTAATTTGGATGTTGTGTGCACATTAACAGGAGAACCAGTTGAAATACTTCCCCAACAAGTTGTGACATCTGCTTCTTATGATATTAATTTATCTGCATTGGAAGCAAAAGTAAAAGGGATTATCGTTACAACTCTAAAAGCATTTCCTATGGATTATGAAACAGCAGTGAAACAATGGGTTGGTACAAACGATGCAGTGATAACAAAAGGTGAGAATGAAACGATTACCATTACTTTTACGGTAAATAAACCAGTTAAAATTGTAAATGGTTACATTATTTACAAACTGCCAGAACTTCCTTATGCTGCTGTACAGTTAAATAGTAAGCGTAGTACTATTTTTGAAGTTCCGCGTCTTTCGGATGAAACTAGTTCGTACAAAATTTCTTTGGCTCCGGATTTAAAACTTGAAACACCTGCTGTGGCAAAGACTGTTAACAATGAAGTCGGGAATTTTGATTTAAAAATAACAAAGAATGGCTCTCAGGTTACGGTGAACCGGCAATGTAAGTTAAAATTGCAGCAAATTTCCCCGTCTCTCTATCCGGCATTTAAATCGTTATCAAATGAAACTGAAGCTCTGCAAGGAAGAGAACTGATTATCGAAGTAAAATAATAAACGCTATAACTAAATTTAAACATTAAACACAATTCACTCAGACATGAAGAAATTAGTAAATCTTCTCCGGTTGGCAATGTTATGCGTTGCTTTCAATGCAAGCGGGCAACAAGAGCCTTTACAAGTTTTTCCAACACCGCAGAAAATGATTATTTCAAGCCCGGTATTTACGCCATCGGACTTCTATTTCACCGGAATTAAATCACTCGATAAAGATGCTGTTGCTTTATTAAAAGAAGTATTCCCAATTTCTAATACAAAGAAAGGAACGCCGATTCGTATATCAAAATTAAAAGATAAGGCTTTAGAACTTCAGCGTTCTGGTGCTTATCGTCTTTTAATTAAACCCAAAGGAATTACAATTGAAATAGTTGATGACCGTTCTTTATTTTATGCAGCTCAAACGGTAAAACAGTTGATAAAACATAGTGATAAAGGACAACTTTTGATTTATCCGTGTACAATTACCGATTATCCTGATGTTGTATATCGTGGTACAGTGGAAGGTTTTTATGGAAACCCATGGTCATTTGAAGACAGAATAGAACAGTTGCGATTCTACGGAAAACTGAAATTGAATGTTTATATTTATGGACCTAAGGATGATCCATATCATAGTTCTCCTTCGTGGAGAGAGTCCTATCCTACTGAAGATGCTAAACATATAGAGGCTTTGGTTGCAGAAGCATCACGTAATAAAGTTGATTTTGTATGGGCTATCCATCCGGGAAAAGACATTTTATGGAATAAGTCCGACAGTAATGCCGTATTAAATAAATTTGAGAAGATGTATGATTTGGGAGTTCGTTCCTTTGCAGTCTTTTTCGATGATATTTCCGGAGAAGGAACTCGTCCAGATAAACAAGCTGGATTGCTTAATTACATCAACACTGAATTTATTCAAAAGAAAGAAGATGTAAAACCGTTGATTATGTGCCCGACAGAGTATAACAAGTCGTGGGCAGATCCAAAGCCTAATACCTATCTTGATATTTTAGGAGACATGCTAGATCCTTCCATTCTTGTCATGTGGACAGGCGATCGGGTTGTTGGCGATATTACTCTCGACGGACTTAATTGGGTTAACAAACGGATTAAACGGAACTCGTTTGTCTGGTGGAATTTTCCGGTAAGTGATTATGTCCGTGACCACTTATTAATGGGGCCCTCTTACGGATTAGATATAGATTCAAAAGAAGCCATGAGTGGTTTTGTTTCGAATCCTATGGATAAACCCGAAGCCTCCAAAGTAGGAGTTTATGGAGTGGCAATGTATGCCTGGAATATGAAGGCATACGA is from uncultured Macellibacteroides sp. and encodes:
- a CDS encoding AMP-binding protein is translated as MFNTNIQTQTLLVEGKYFSKDLLPEGSTPIMEDLRDFLTEWYNEDEFYTVYTSGSTGNPKALKVKKEQMMQSACLTCSFFKLMPEDKVLLCMPLTYIAGKMMLVRALVGKLNLYVVQPSGHPLADTSVVFRFAPMIPLQVFNSLQIPEERSRLERIEILLLGGGLIDPFLEKELRLFPNAVYISYGMTETLSHIALRRINGSESSRYYTPLSSVSLSLSSDDTLIIDAPLVCGNKLYTNDRAIIHSDGHLEILGRIDNVVNSGGIKIQIEQVEETLQSLLFSPFAITSVPHPKFGEALILLIKGTICLKKLQLGMKSLLPSYQIPKQVIEVDDIPLTTSGKINRPAVRQLAMKLIDYSILT
- a CDS encoding DUF3857 and transglutaminase domain-containing protein, which encodes MKYSCIILASFLSMSVCYGQDWLVQKDIAGKQKTYASHDCVTLLDSTNVTVQTTGSGSFSICKAVKIQTPAGALKNRVIIFDYDPLTAFASFRHATVYRANGDIINLDVTQAKDYAAPARAIYWGARQIMLEVGRLYPGDIVDYEIDKKGFTYALLSAPNDDEERFIPPMRGQFYDIVPFWNTDPTVRKVYSVSLPAEKEMQYEFYQGECSSSVRLDGDRKVYTFAKNNIMPFPKEPNMVDLFDVAPKLMMSSTPKWQDKSLWFNKTNEDYKSFASLPEAQKKVNEIIKGKKTEMDKIAALTHWVADNIRYSGISMGKGEGFTLHNTKMNYTDRCGVCKDIAGTLISFLRMAGFEAYPAMTMAGSRVESIPADHFNHCVAVVKLSNGTYMPLDPTWVPFVRELWSSAEQQQNYLPGIPEGSDLLVTPVSAPENHYFKIKAKSTLDTKGTLKGSFTVTAEGQSDASVRRIFTRGFQSGWENALESELLNVSPTARLLKVDYGKNPRDYQAGPIKITFTYEIPGYALLGDNVMVLKPITMNNLYNSVRTYLRINTDMEERNYAYKDACSRLVELEEEIIIPKGWNLNAVKSFKSTRNSPAADFKGDFNTNGNKISIIQKLALKKRVYEASDWFEFRAAINEHKSYGEPLIIKKL
- a CDS encoding DUF3857 domain-containing protein; translation: MHTINKSILLCWLFLLAITAVANTPSEADFNKLTKTFILNPDGSQEFRCSKELTLHSHPAMNSTYGETFIVYNPEFQKLVIHSSYTRMVDGTIVKTPENAFNEVLPRFAAGAPAYNKLKEMVVTHTGLELGATIYLDYSVISKSGFYKKLDIDETLQESSPVKEYSVTISVPEQTAMSYSLTGASGIKVVKNERKESGQKLVSWTLKQVPASFHEPYMPENDPTVPLLSASTYFSRKDALSSLNEEITKIRSLETETYSTYITDSLNDNTQKISVILNHVLSGITYTPVPLEVTGYTVREADEVLRSAYGTMAEKANLLVTMLRAINVPAEIVAVYPGTLEPSVCGLSAIKELLVKTTLNGTNCYLSVIGNLASLLPFRGNLDVVCTLTGEPVEILPQQVVTSASYDINLSALEAKVKGIIVTTLKAFPMDYETAVKQWVGTNDAVITKGENETITITFTVNKPVKIVNGYIIYKLPELPYAAVQLNSKRSTIFEVPRLSDETSSYKISLAPDLKLETPAVAKTVNNEVGNFDLKITKNGSQVTVNRQCKLKLQQISPSLYPAFKSLSNETEALQGRELIIEVK
- a CDS encoding beta-N-acetylglucosaminidase domain-containing protein, with protein sequence MKKLVNLLRLAMLCVAFNASGQQEPLQVFPTPQKMIISSPVFTPSDFYFTGIKSLDKDAVALLKEVFPISNTKKGTPIRISKLKDKALELQRSGAYRLLIKPKGITIEIVDDRSLFYAAQTVKQLIKHSDKGQLLIYPCTITDYPDVVYRGTVEGFYGNPWSFEDRIEQLRFYGKLKLNVYIYGPKDDPYHSSPSWRESYPTEDAKHIEALVAEASRNKVDFVWAIHPGKDILWNKSDSNAVLNKFEKMYDLGVRSFAVFFDDISGEGTRPDKQAGLLNYINTEFIQKKEDVKPLIMCPTEYNKSWADPKPNTYLDILGDMLDPSILVMWTGDRVVGDITLDGLNWVNKRIKRNSFVWWNFPVSDYVRDHLLMGPSYGLDIDSKEAMSGFVSNPMDKPEASKVGVYGVAMYAWNMKAYDSNKSWENACNFIMPEAADAFKTFCAHNSDPGRNGHKYRRDESVEIMPLAELFKNELQKGIYSVNEATKLNAFFTQISKAPSIIRNQSSNINLIKEIDPWLIQFELLGKAGLSSIKLANAWTDNNEDSARKTFGELTALLDSMQVIDHNYNQNEWQPGIKTGSLVLTPFIKYVYKLVGDTLHLNQNNNLLLSLLNTNMEQLKQLPVLEKNNEVFISPVLETIKMKPGDYVGVLVAQDKRIASASFNLPSPNSDWRCFEWSEDGEIWITLQVKKNNTDGKESANVDAKARYLRMRNNSSEVQSFYLKNFILVTK